In Natranaerobius thermophilus JW/NM-WN-LF, the genomic stretch AATCCAAAATTAACGACAGAATCAACACCGCCCATGGCTTCAGATACTGCGGAGAAAGCTCCAGCTAATAGATAGATGGTACACATGGTTAATATGTTTTTCTCACCCATACCAGCTAAAAATGTTTCCGTTTTTTCTGCAACAGTACCTTTTAAGATTATAAACGCCAGGACCACACCGATTGAAACGGCTACGGGCATCGGAAATTGGTAGAAAGGATCTTCCACACCGGTGACCTGTAAATAAATCCCTATACCCAGGTATAAACCCAGAAACAAAATAAAAGGTAATAGTGCTATCGGATTTGCCTTTGGTCCTTCTTGAATTTCTTGAGCCTTGTCAATTTCATTTTTCATTTCAAATCCTCCTCTAAAACTTTTAAGTTCTGTTAAGTTATATGATATTTGAATCAGTCTCCGTCCCGGAGTTAAGATAGTTTTAGACAGAAATCAAAACCCTCCGGGAGAAAGGAGACTGATCCATGACTAAAGTTGTATGCCCTAGATGCAATAATAACTGCTCTGACAAGTTTTATAGGTTTGGTTTTGATAATCATGGTCATCAAAAGTATCAATGTCAAGAATGTTTTAGTCAGTTTGCACCTAAGACACTTTCTAAAGGCGGGGATAAAAGAGGTCCTAATAAACCTCGTAAATATCCCTCTTGCCCTAAATGCGGTAAAGCTACATTTTTACATCACGACTATGAATTTTATTCTAATTTGAGGTGTTGGGACAAAAGCTGTAATCATTCTTTCTATGTCCCTAAACCTCAAAGTATTCCTGAACCTTCGCAACTTGATATTGACGGCAAAGTAGACTTCTCTAACATGAGACATTCTCTTCATACTGTTATTCGAGCTCTTTACCTGTACTTTATCAATGGTAGCTCTACTAGAGGTGTCTCACAGTTCCTTATTGATTGTGAAGGAATTAAAGTATCTCATGTTACTATTGCTGACTGGACTAAAAAGTTTGCTCCTCTGTTTCTTTATATCTCTAGATATCTAAAGCCAATAGATCTTGACTCTTCTGATGAGTGGCATGTCGACGAAACTGTAATTAAAATTAAAGGCAAAAGATTCTACGCCTGGACTGTTATTGATGCTGAAACTAGATTTGTGCTTGCATTTCATCTATCTCCTTACAGAGATAGCCAGGCTGCTTTTAAAGTGCTGAACTATGCTAAGAAACATTTTGGACAGCCTCATAGTATCGTTACAGATAGATACTGGGCTTACAATGCTCCAATTAAAGTTCTGTTTCCAAACTCTAATCACATCAGAGTCGAGTCTTTTCAAGATGATATCTCTAATAACTTAATTGAATCTTTTTTTCAGATTTTCAAAAGCTGGGTTAAGCAACGCAGAGGATTTGCTTCTTTCCAGTCAGCCAACAAGTTGATTGCGGTATTTGTGTTTGCTTTTAACTTTGTTAGGACAAGCAATGTTTTGAATCAGTCTACTCCTGCTCAAGTTGCTGGGATTAATTACTCTAATCGTAATAGGACTTTTTGGCTTTTACATAGTAATAATGCCGCTTGACTGCCAAATCTTTTGAAATCTTGCGAGCAAATGAGCTTATTTTTCATAACAACTTAACAGACTCAACTTTTAAATTTTTTGATAATTTAAGAATTTTTCTACCATCTTCTCTGCAGGATCAATCAATTCAAAAGTATACCCTTGTTCTGAAATAAGCTCGTCTACTTCATCTTTAAAATAAGGAAAATGCGTACAAGCAAGTATTAATGATTCAACCTTTAATTTACTTATTGCTGCTAACAGATCCTTTATACCCACTTCATGAACTATTTTCTCCGGCGCCACCCCTTTCTCAATTTGCAAGACTACTGGTAGTAAACTAAAGCCCAGAACTGTAATATAAGAATTGTTCTGTCTCATGACCTTTTCGATGGTAATATTACTTGAGTTTGTTGCCGACATCAGAGCTATAGTCTGAAAATCATTGGCAATTTCTTTATATATATCTAATGGTGTGACTATAGGAAGGGGA encodes the following:
- a CDS encoding aspartate/glutamate racemase family protein, which gives rise to MKSEQINHLGVIAGTPVDTEMGEMLLRSKAFTASGKSISATPEEQAKMQVLEQQRLFEETLNKVKELRDLGAEGVIIYCNSLSASLDLDKLKKLSPLPIVTPLDIYKEIANDFQTIALMSATNSSNITIEKVMRQNNSYITVLGFSLLPVVLQIEKGVAPEKIVHEVGIKDLLAAISKLKVESLILACTHFPYFKDEVDELISEQGYTFELIDPAEKMVEKFLNYQKI
- a CDS encoding IS6 family transposase, with protein sequence MTKVVCPRCNNNCSDKFYRFGFDNHGHQKYQCQECFSQFAPKTLSKGGDKRGPNKPRKYPSCPKCGKATFLHHDYEFYSNLRCWDKSCNHSFYVPKPQSIPEPSQLDIDGKVDFSNMRHSLHTVIRALYLYFINGSSTRGVSQFLIDCEGIKVSHVTIADWTKKFAPLFLYISRYLKPIDLDSSDEWHVDETVIKIKGKRFYAWTVIDAETRFVLAFHLSPYRDSQAAFKVLNYAKKHFGQPHSIVTDRYWAYNAPIKVLFPNSNHIRVESFQDDISNNLIESFFQIFKSWVKQRRGFASFQSANKLIAVFVFAFNFVRTSNVLNQSTPAQVAGINYSNRNRTFWLLHSNNAA